In Pseudomonas poae, a single genomic region encodes these proteins:
- a CDS encoding RraA family protein, with protein sequence MTSTQSWPAGYRINPRVEGVSPALVEAFRAIPVAVAGDCMGRSIGARGLKIYHGDLSLKLCGPAFTIRVRPGDNLMVHKALMMVESGDVLVIDGGGDVSQAVIGGLVRTTALRVKLGGIVIDGAVRDLEELAEGIVPVFAAGHTHRGPSKDGPGEINVPVACAGLCVLPGDLVLGDADGVIAIPAADAEALLPKTLAHLEREAGIRETNEKGTADPERFNALLRAKGLPV encoded by the coding sequence ATGACCAGTACTCAATCCTGGCCTGCGGGCTATCGCATCAACCCGCGTGTCGAGGGTGTAAGCCCGGCACTTGTCGAGGCGTTCCGCGCGATTCCTGTCGCCGTGGCGGGCGACTGCATGGGCCGCAGCATCGGTGCCCGTGGCCTGAAGATCTATCACGGTGATTTGTCGCTGAAATTGTGCGGCCCTGCGTTTACCATCCGCGTCCGTCCCGGTGACAACCTGATGGTGCACAAGGCGCTGATGATGGTTGAATCGGGCGATGTGTTGGTCATCGACGGCGGCGGCGATGTCAGCCAAGCGGTGATTGGCGGACTGGTGCGCACCACAGCGTTGCGCGTGAAGCTGGGCGGCATTGTGATCGATGGCGCGGTGCGTGACCTGGAAGAACTGGCCGAAGGCATCGTGCCGGTGTTTGCCGCCGGCCATACCCATCGCGGCCCAAGCAAGGACGGCCCTGGCGAAATCAACGTACCGGTGGCCTGTGCGGGGTTGTGTGTGTTGCCGGGTGATTTGGTGCTGGGGGATGCCGACGGTGTGATCGCGATTCCAGCGGCCGATGCCGAGGCGTTGCTGCCCAAGACCCTGGCCCATCTGGAGCGGGAGGCGGGCATTCGTGAGACCAATGAAAAGGGCACGGCGGACCCGGAGCGTTTTAATGCGCTACTGCGGGCCAAGGGCCTACCGGTGTGA
- a CDS encoding cysteine hydrolase, giving the protein MEPSVVNPALLIIDMQQGMNQPMLGRRNNLCAEVQMQHLLNAWRHAGRPIVHIRHISRTPGSVFWPGQPGCEFQPALSPLPHEHVVEKNVPDAFAATGLERWLHTRAIRQLVIVGVITNNSVESTARSAGNLGFDVSVVADACYTFDQPDLSGRLWSAEDVHALSLSNLAMDYAKVVETEEILAQFTAG; this is encoded by the coding sequence ATGGAACCGTCAGTCGTAAACCCCGCTTTGCTGATCATCGACATGCAGCAAGGCATGAACCAGCCAATGCTGGGGCGACGCAATAACCTCTGCGCCGAGGTGCAGATGCAGCACCTGCTGAACGCTTGGCGCCATGCCGGGCGGCCCATCGTCCATATCCGACACATCTCCCGCACGCCTGGCTCGGTATTCTGGCCCGGACAACCCGGCTGCGAATTCCAGCCCGCCCTGTCCCCACTGCCCCATGAGCATGTAGTAGAGAAGAACGTTCCGGATGCCTTCGCCGCCACCGGGCTGGAGCGGTGGCTGCATACGCGTGCGATCAGGCAGTTGGTGATTGTCGGGGTAATCACCAACAACTCCGTTGAGTCCACCGCACGCTCCGCAGGTAACCTGGGCTTTGACGTGAGCGTGGTCGCCGATGCCTGCTACACCTTTGATCAACCCGATCTGTCGGGACGCCTCTGGTCGGCAGAAGACGTGCATGCGCTGTCGCTGAGCAACCTGGCGATGGACTATGCCAAGGTGGTGGAGACCGAAGAAATCCTGGCTCAGTTCACGGCGGGTTGA
- a CDS encoding LysR family transcriptional regulator gives MSINLQIRDLAYFMKIAELGHLGRASEVLHISQSALSKCIDRLEAAYGAELFERVGRGIRLTSAGQLLCERSQLVERVLDETQRQTASMGKGLSGVIRVGAAATTAEFVLPEACRELQAQAPEVLLELQIGMNDVLHDSLRKGGLDIVLGPLGALESGGDEELTQLPIMDDQVVVAASAHHPLAGQQVPMAALCDYRWMLSPPSVATRQWLEAAFRDNGLPPPKVAIVSSSLASTRNLIIESGLLSFVSRRNLIGAGADGLVEVPNALTTMRRRFGVVHRTHAYLSPATRRFIEILQAQGVA, from the coding sequence ATGAGCATCAACCTGCAGATACGCGACCTGGCGTACTTTATGAAAATCGCCGAACTCGGCCACTTGGGGCGTGCTTCCGAAGTGCTGCATATCTCCCAGTCGGCACTGTCCAAGTGCATCGACCGGCTGGAGGCCGCCTATGGCGCCGAGTTGTTCGAGCGGGTCGGGCGGGGGATTCGCTTGACCAGCGCCGGGCAACTCTTGTGTGAGCGCTCGCAGTTGGTCGAGCGGGTGCTGGATGAAACCCAGCGCCAAACCGCATCCATGGGCAAGGGGTTGTCCGGGGTGATTCGTGTCGGTGCAGCAGCGACCACTGCCGAATTCGTGTTGCCTGAGGCCTGTCGCGAACTGCAGGCGCAGGCCCCAGAAGTGTTGCTGGAGTTGCAGATCGGCATGAACGATGTGCTGCACGACTCCCTGCGCAAAGGCGGCCTCGATATCGTGCTCGGGCCGTTGGGCGCACTGGAGTCTGGCGGCGATGAGGAGTTGACGCAGTTGCCGATCATGGACGACCAGGTGGTGGTCGCCGCCAGTGCACACCACCCGCTGGCAGGTCAGCAGGTGCCGATGGCCGCATTGTGCGACTACCGCTGGATGCTTTCACCGCCGTCCGTAGCAACCCGCCAATGGCTCGAAGCCGCCTTCCGGGACAACGGGCTGCCGCCGCCGAAAGTGGCCATCGTCTCCAGCTCGCTTGCGTCCACACGCAACCTGATTATCGAGAGCGGGCTTTTGAGTTTTGTCTCCCGGCGCAACCTGATCGGCGCCGGCGCGGACGGGCTGGTCGAGGTGCCCAACGCACTGACCACCATGCGTCGACGGTTTGGCGTGGTGCACCGTACGCACGCTTACTTGTCACCGGCGACACGCCGTTTTATTGAAATACTCCAGGCTCAGGGCGTGGCATAA
- the nirD gene encoding nitrite reductase small subunit NirD translates to MSQPTWKTVCNEQDLVINSGVVVWLDGVQVALFYLPTSGDETLYAIDNHDPESGANVIGRGLIGSIKGDLVVAAPIYKQHYRLHDGQCVETPHQRLRVWPVRLTAGVVEVAVG, encoded by the coding sequence ATGAGCCAGCCCACTTGGAAAACCGTGTGCAATGAGCAGGACTTGGTGATCAATTCCGGCGTAGTGGTGTGGTTGGATGGTGTGCAGGTTGCGCTGTTCTACTTGCCCACGTCGGGCGACGAGACCCTCTACGCCATCGACAATCACGACCCGGAATCCGGCGCCAATGTGATTGGTCGCGGGTTGATTGGCAGCATCAAAGGCGACCTGGTGGTGGCCGCGCCGATCTACAAGCAGCATTACCGGCTACACGACGGGCAATGCGTGGAGACGCCGCATCAGCGCTTGCGCGTATGGCCGGTGCGGCTCACGGCTGGGGTAGTGGAGGTGGCGGTGGGGTGA
- a CDS encoding HIT domain-containing protein: protein MSLITERVALARKGANDKVICRMPSGWAVMGDVQFLPGYCLLLPDPVVASLNDLDAEARATYLLDMARIGDAVLEATDALRMNYEILGNSEPELHCHIFPRYASEPEDKRRMPAWFYDWKNAVPYDEDVHGELRRKIAVLLSEHQPAVN, encoded by the coding sequence ATGTCGCTTATCACGGAACGCGTCGCACTGGCCCGAAAGGGCGCCAATGACAAGGTCATCTGCCGTATGCCCTCAGGCTGGGCGGTCATGGGCGATGTGCAATTCCTGCCCGGTTACTGCCTGTTGCTGCCCGACCCAGTGGTCGCCAGCCTCAATGACTTGGATGCCGAAGCCCGCGCCACCTACCTGCTGGACATGGCCCGCATCGGCGACGCAGTGCTGGAGGCCACTGATGCGCTGCGCATGAACTACGAGATTCTCGGCAACTCGGAGCCGGAACTGCACTGCCATATCTTCCCGCGCTACGCCTCTGAGCCGGAGGACAAACGCCGGATGCCGGCGTGGTTTTATGACTGGAAAAACGCAGTGCCCTATGACGAAGACGTGCACGGAGAGCTGCGTAGGAAAATCGCTGTGTTGTTAAGCGAGCATCAACCCGCCGTGAACTGA
- a CDS encoding LysE family translocator, with protein sequence MSIADNLIAFTFAATLLTLTPGMDTALVLRTATVEGKRQALKATLGINAGCLIWGAAVAFGLGALIAVSEVAFNLLKYCGAAYLAWLGLNMLLRPRRSLAPAESDGKRAGNWFVKGMLGNVLNPKVGIFYVSFLPQFIPPGSSLIVWTFGLVSIHVVLGLLWSLVLIGATQPLSGFLRREKVIQWMDRTTGMIFVLFAARLAFSKR encoded by the coding sequence ATGTCCATTGCCGACAACCTTATTGCCTTCACCTTTGCCGCCACGCTCCTGACACTGACGCCCGGAATGGATACCGCCTTGGTCCTCAGGACCGCCACGGTAGAAGGCAAGCGCCAGGCCTTGAAGGCTACCCTGGGTATCAACGCAGGCTGCCTGATATGGGGCGCTGCCGTTGCCTTCGGCCTGGGTGCGTTGATCGCGGTTTCCGAAGTCGCCTTCAACCTGCTCAAGTACTGCGGCGCGGCGTACCTGGCCTGGCTCGGCTTGAACATGCTGCTGCGCCCGCGTCGCTCATTGGCGCCCGCCGAAAGCGACGGCAAGCGCGCCGGCAACTGGTTTGTCAAAGGCATGCTGGGCAATGTGCTCAACCCCAAGGTAGGGATTTTCTATGTGTCCTTCCTGCCGCAGTTCATTCCCCCGGGTAGCTCGCTGATCGTGTGGACGTTTGGCCTGGTGAGCATCCATGTGGTGCTTGGGCTGCTGTGGTCATTGGTGCTGATTGGCGCCACGCAACCCCTGTCCGGGTTCTTGCGCCGCGAAAAGGTCATCCAGTGGATGGACCGCACCACCGGGATGATCTTTGTGTTGTTTGCGGCGCGGTTGGCGTTCAGCAAGCGATAA